GGAGTATTAGAACTCATGTCACCCCTACCGGCCCATGAACGCCCCCATCGGATCATTGCCGATATTGTCAAAGCCCTCCTAGATGCGCAAGATCGGGCGTGGGAAGACTTCAGTTCAACGACCTTCAAAAAGCCCAAACGGGCGGGGTTAGAACCAGATACCTGTTTCTATATCCAGAATGCTGAACGAGCACGATCGCTGATGCGGCTAGATATGACCACTGATCCACCGCCGGACCTAGCGATCGAATCTGATGTGACTTCTAAAACGACACTGGCCGCCTATGCCGTTTTACAGGTTCCGGAAGTGTGGATTTACGATAATGGTCACCTGACTATTTACTTATTGCGCGAAGGAGACTACACCGAATCATCGCAGAGTTTAGTATTTCCAGCGTTAGCGATCGCAACCCTCGTCCCCCACTTAGTGACGCAAGCCCTCCAGGTAGGCACCAGCAGCATGTTGCGTGAT
This DNA window, taken from Trichothermofontia sichuanensis B231, encodes the following:
- a CDS encoding Uma2 family endonuclease, with the protein product MPILNVTPLSIQTIDLSPGSHLLIPEVSWEQYEALLAEWGEARRVPRINYCEGVLELMSPLPAHERPHRIIADIVKALLDAQDRAWEDFSSTTFKKPKRAGLEPDTCFYIQNAERARSLMRLDMTTDPPPDLAIESDVTSKTTLAAYAVLQVPEVWIYDNGHLTIYLLREGDYTESSQSLVFPALAIATLVPHLVTQALQVGTSSMLRDLRKQLQANEQA